One window from the genome of Sneathia sanguinegens encodes:
- a CDS encoding PolC-type DNA polymerase III yields the protein MQKIKDIKPYEGIENSFEIKSISIENVRIIPAKLRELLIKIRVLDAKEIDDFKKLNKLITNYLSEFTNSYKLIYDINFENKSNLYNILNYLIVQLIFERKGLLTLLLNYEVHINNTEITIKLPSELQVKECNNSKISMEILKRLNKIFPDTKFSLKFGLINADNIPVKNENKEVKEIVIVDLELGKFMEITGEIFEVAVKEIKTKTGLEKKIFTFYLTDYKKSVCCRKFYDAKENVDISIGDLVKVRGIYKKDEIYTKEFYIDTKSISKIGVANHEIVDDAPIKRVELNLKTNMSEMYSNINPKALSGFLKKIGYKSYAVADLGVVHAFPFLYNNSDEDMKVIFGIDAFIVDDTANLVINAKENTLIKDETYVVFDIETTGLSPYNDKIIEIGAVKVKNNDVIDTFSVFINPEIPISEFTTNLTSITNEDVENAKKIDEILPEFFEFIGSATLVAQNAKFDIGFLTEKSRQLGIERNFSYIDTIQWARLVIPDQKKFNLDALCKRFGLINEHHHRAINDAEVTAKIFNCLMKLILSKDVKTHEDINEKLKIDLKIAPLNKTTILIKNKKGLKILYELVSKSFLDYYGNSKPRIPKSLIEKYREYFFISPSPSYGFNESGELIDFYFRGLSKKELEEKMKFYDYIQLLPRNCYEKEIGEGEVTDLNSIEEMNKYFYQVAKKLNKLVVAVGNVMYLHDYEYKSKSVLQVANADYRSAKYNSNAYFRTTGQMLEEFKYLGEEESYEVVVKNTNLISDSIERIQPIPSGFYPPKIDGDREMVKKLTYDKAHELYGENIPDLIKKRIEKELNSIINNGFAVLYLIAQKLVKKSVDNGYLVGSRGSVGSSIVAYLMGITEVNGLSPHYRCPNKECKNIEIFDLEKSGVDLPEKYCPKCNTKYIRDGHAIPFEVFMGFNGEKVPDIDLNFSSEYQSEIHKYTEEIFGKKFVFRAGTISTTAKNNAIGYVKKYFEENLKDFLKKESIKQFGVFDKDPTQEHFRENLLKNELNKNSAEIIRLAKLIEGTRKTTGQHPGGMVVIPNDMSVFDFTPIQKPANDLTSDSTTTHFDYHVMDAQLVKLDILGHDDPTTLKILEDLTGLSPYTIPLTDEKVLSLFTSTKALGVTPQQIGTELGTNGIPEFGTNFVKEMLKDTKPTTFTELVRISGLSHGTDVWLNNAKDYINANVATLNEVITVRDDIMNYLILQGMDKSLAFKIMEFVRRGKPSKNKEQWEIYKEEMKKAGAKEWYIESCEKIKYMFPKGHAVAYVMMAIRIAYFKVYYPLEFYTAYLNRKLSSFTFSKMFKPIDKLKQRLAELEILASKNVNEKAEMALLEILIEMHYRGIELAKVDIEKSEAKTFIIDNGKILIPFVAIDQLGEIAANNIVKARLIRPFSSQEDLMKRAGLNNSVMETLRNFKIISNLSATDQQTLF from the coding sequence ATGCAAAAAATAAAAGATATAAAGCCTTATGAAGGTATTGAAAATAGTTTTGAAATTAAAAGTATAAGTATTGAAAATGTTAGAATAATACCTGCGAAGCTCAGAGAATTATTAATAAAAATTAGAGTTCTTGATGCAAAAGAAATAGATGATTTTAAAAAATTAAATAAACTTATCACTAATTATTTAAGTGAATTTACAAATTCATATAAATTAATCTATGATATAAATTTTGAAAATAAAAGTAATTTATATAATATATTGAATTATTTAATAGTACAATTAATTTTTGAAAGAAAAGGTTTACTTACTTTACTATTAAATTATGAAGTACATATAAATAATACTGAAATAACAATTAAATTACCCTCAGAATTACAGGTTAAAGAGTGTAATAATTCAAAAATTTCCATGGAAATATTAAAAAGATTGAATAAAATTTTCCCAGATACAAAATTTTCATTAAAATTTGGGCTTATAAATGCAGATAATATACCTGTTAAAAATGAAAATAAAGAAGTAAAAGAAATAGTTATTGTAGATTTAGAATTAGGAAAATTTATGGAAATAACTGGAGAAATTTTTGAAGTAGCTGTAAAAGAAATAAAGACAAAGACAGGTTTAGAAAAGAAAATATTTACTTTTTATCTTACAGATTATAAAAAATCAGTGTGCTGTAGAAAATTTTACGATGCAAAAGAAAATGTTGATATTTCTATAGGAGATTTAGTTAAGGTTAGGGGAATATATAAAAAAGACGAGATATATACAAAAGAATTCTATATTGATACAAAAAGCATAAGTAAAATAGGCGTTGCAAATCATGAAATTGTTGATGATGCTCCAATAAAAAGAGTGGAACTTAATTTAAAAACTAATATGAGTGAAATGTATTCTAATATAAATCCAAAAGCCTTGTCAGGATTTTTGAAAAAAATAGGATATAAGTCGTATGCAGTAGCAGATTTGGGTGTGGTACATGCTTTTCCATTTTTATATAATAATAGCGATGAAGATATGAAGGTTATTTTTGGAATAGATGCTTTTATAGTTGATGATACTGCAAATTTAGTTATTAATGCCAAAGAGAATACTCTTATTAAAGATGAAACCTATGTTGTGTTTGATATTGAAACAACAGGATTATCACCATATAATGATAAAATAATAGAAATAGGAGCAGTAAAAGTAAAAAATAATGATGTTATTGATACTTTTTCAGTTTTTATTAATCCAGAAATACCTATTTCAGAATTTACAACAAATTTGACAAGTATAACTAATGAAGATGTAGAAAATGCAAAAAAAATTGATGAAATTTTACCAGAATTTTTTGAATTCATTGGGTCAGCAACTTTGGTAGCTCAAAATGCAAAATTTGATATAGGATTTTTAACTGAAAAAAGTAGACAATTAGGAATTGAAAGAAATTTTTCATATATTGATACAATACAGTGGGCAAGACTTGTTATACCAGATCAAAAGAAATTTAATTTAGATGCTTTATGTAAAAGATTTGGTCTTATTAATGAACATCATCATAGGGCAATTAACGATGCTGAAGTAACTGCAAAAATATTTAATTGTTTAATGAAATTAATTCTTTCTAAAGATGTAAAAACACATGAGGATATAAATGAAAAATTAAAAATAGATCTTAAAATAGCTCCTTTAAATAAGACAACAATACTTATAAAAAATAAAAAGGGCTTAAAAATTCTTTATGAATTAGTAAGTAAATCATTCTTGGATTATTATGGTAATTCTAAGCCAAGAATACCTAAAAGTTTAATTGAAAAATATAGGGAGTATTTTTTCATTTCTCCTTCGCCTAGTTATGGTTTTAATGAATCAGGGGAATTAATAGATTTCTATTTTAGAGGCTTATCTAAAAAAGAATTAGAAGAAAAAATGAAATTTTATGACTATATTCAATTATTACCAAGAAATTGCTATGAAAAAGAAATTGGAGAAGGCGAAGTTACAGATCTTAATAGTATAGAAGAAATGAATAAATACTTTTATCAAGTGGCAAAAAAATTAAATAAACTTGTTGTTGCAGTAGGAAATGTAATGTATTTGCATGATTATGAATATAAGTCAAAATCAGTTTTACAAGTTGCTAATGCAGATTATAGATCAGCAAAATATAATTCTAATGCATATTTTAGAACTACAGGACAAATGCTAGAAGAATTCAAATATTTGGGTGAAGAAGAAAGTTATGAAGTAGTTGTTAAGAATACAAATTTAATTTCAGATAGTATAGAAAGAATACAACCTATTCCTAGTGGTTTCTATCCTCCAAAAATTGATGGTGATAGAGAAATGGTAAAAAAACTTACATATGACAAAGCTCATGAGTTATATGGTGAAAATATACCAGATTTAATAAAAAAGAGAATAGAAAAAGAATTAAATTCAATAATTAATAATGGTTTTGCTGTCCTATATTTAATAGCACAAAAATTAGTTAAAAAATCTGTAGATAATGGATATTTAGTTGGTTCAAGAGGATCTGTAGGTTCATCTATAGTTGCATATTTAATGGGTATTACAGAAGTTAATGGTTTATCGCCACATTATAGATGTCCTAATAAAGAATGTAAAAATATAGAAATTTTTGATTTAGAAAAATCTGGAGTTGACTTACCTGAAAAATATTGCCCAAAATGTAATACTAAATATATAAGGGATGGTCATGCTATACCTTTTGAAGTATTTATGGGATTTAATGGAGAAAAAGTTCCAGATATAGACTTGAATTTTTCAAGTGAATATCAAAGTGAAATACATAAATATACTGAAGAAATTTTTGGAAAGAAATTTGTATTTAGAGCTGGAACAATTTCTACAACAGCAAAGAATAATGCAATAGGTTATGTAAAAAAATATTTTGAAGAAAATTTGAAAGACTTTTTAAAGAAAGAATCTATAAAACAATTTGGTGTTTTTGATAAAGATCCAACACAGGAACATTTTAGAGAAAACTTATTAAAAAATGAATTAAATAAAAATAGTGCAGAAATTATTAGATTAGCAAAATTAATTGAAGGTACAAGAAAAACAACTGGACAACATCCAGGAGGAATGGTAGTTATTCCTAATGATATGTCGGTATTTGATTTTACTCCAATACAAAAACCAGCAAATGATTTAACATCTGATTCAACGACAACACATTTTGATTATCATGTTATGGATGCCCAATTAGTAAAATTAGATATATTAGGTCATGATGATCCTACAACTTTGAAAATTTTAGAAGATTTAACAGGTTTAAGTCCTTATACAATACCATTAACTGATGAAAAAGTTTTAAGCCTATTTACTTCAACAAAGGCTTTAGGTGTTACACCTCAACAAATTGGAACAGAACTTGGAACAAATGGTATACCTGAATTTGGTACTAATTTTGTTAAAGAAATGCTTAAGGATACAAAGCCAACTACTTTTACGGAATTAGTTCGTATATCTGGTTTGTCACATGGAACAGATGTTTGGTTAAATAATGCAAAAGATTATATAAATGCAAATGTAGCAACCCTAAATGAAGTAATTACTGTTAGAGATGACATAATGAATTATTTGATTTTACAAGGTATGGATAAAAGTTTAGCATTTAAAATAATGGAATTTGTTAGAAGAGGAAAACCTTCAAAGAATAAAGAACAATGGGAAATATATAAGGAAGAAATGAAAAAGGCAGGAGCTAAGGAATGGTATATAGAATCTTGTGAAAAAATTAAATATATGTTTCCAAAAGGACATGCAGTAGCCTATGTAATGATGGCGATAAGAATTGCATATTTTAAGGTATATTATCCTTTAGAATTTTATACAGCTTATTTAAATAGAAAGCTTTCATCATTTACCTTTAGTAAAATGTTTAAACCAATTGATAAATTAAAACAAAGACTTGCTGAGTTGGAAATATTAGCTAGTAAAAATGTAAATGAAAAGGCAGAAATGGCTTTGCTAGAAATTCTAATTGAAATGCATTATAGGGGAATAGAGCTAGCAAAAGTTGATATTGAAAAATCTGAAGCTAAAACTTTTATTATAGATAATGGAAAAATATTGATTCCTTTTGTCGCAATTGATCAATTGGGAGAAATAGCAGCGAATAATATAGTTAAGGCAAGATTGATTAGACCATTTAGTTCACAAGAGGATTTGATGAAAAGAGCAGGCTTGAATAATAGTGTAATGGAAACACTAAGAAATTTTAAAATAATTTCTAATTTATCTGCAACAGATCAACAAACATTATTTTAA
- a CDS encoding adenylosuccinate synthase has translation MKEKFNTFVILGLQWGDEGKGNIISELAKDADYVVRYQGGNNAGHTVYLNEKKYTLDMLPLGILNTKGKCILGAGVSVNLDTFFDEISVLENEEKSITNIFIDGRAQLIMPYHNKVGKNKTSDNIAYCYMDKILKKGIRVSDLLNLETFSTKLMNNLKEKKDISNEITDDILNFEYIYPKYEEYAKSIKNIIIDSTSEINKAILEGKKILFESSESIMLDTTFGTYPNVSPNLTTVAGVCAGAGIPPKYINNIIGVFKAYSTRVDQGIFPTEIVGQDGNFLRNKGNEYVSKTGVARRCGWLDLVILRYACIINGITELCLTKLDVLSGLKKIKVAIGYEINERIYQVYPINYDDSKGINILYKEFEGWDEDITEIKDYEDLPYNCKRFVEYIEGYLETKITSISVGEKSDQTIRK, from the coding sequence ATGAAAGAAAAATTCAACACTTTTGTAATTTTAGGCTTACAATGGGGAGATGAAGGAAAAGGTAATATTATTTCTGAATTAGCAAAAGATGCAGACTATGTTGTTAGATATCAAGGTGGAAATAATGCAGGACATACAGTATATTTAAATGAAAAAAAATATACTTTGGATATGTTACCTTTAGGAATATTAAACACAAAAGGAAAATGTATTCTTGGTGCAGGAGTTTCAGTAAATTTAGATACTTTCTTTGATGAAATAAGTGTACTAGAAAATGAAGAAAAGAGTATTACTAATATTTTTATAGATGGTAGGGCTCAATTAATTATGCCATATCATAATAAAGTAGGAAAAAATAAAACTTCAGATAATATAGCCTATTGTTATATGGATAAAATTTTAAAAAAAGGAATAAGAGTATCTGATTTACTTAATTTAGAAACTTTCTCAACTAAATTAATGAATAATTTAAAAGAAAAAAAAGATATATCTAATGAAATAACAGATGATATTCTTAATTTTGAATATATTTATCCAAAATATGAAGAATATGCTAAGAGTATAAAGAATATAATAATAGATTCTACTTCAGAAATAAATAAGGCTATTTTAGAAGGCAAAAAAATATTATTTGAATCTTCTGAATCAATAATGCTAGATACAACATTTGGAACTTATCCAAATGTTTCGCCTAATTTAACAACTGTTGCAGGTGTATGTGCAGGGGCTGGAATACCACCTAAGTATATTAATAATATTATAGGTGTTTTTAAAGCGTATAGCACTAGGGTAGATCAAGGAATTTTCCCAACAGAAATTGTAGGACAAGATGGAAATTTTTTAAGAAATAAGGGAAATGAATATGTAAGCAAAACCGGAGTAGCAAGAAGATGTGGTTGGTTAGATTTGGTAATATTAAGATATGCTTGTATAATAAATGGAATTACAGAATTATGCCTTACAAAATTAGATGTCTTATCAGGTCTAAAAAAAATAAAGGTAGCTATAGGTTATGAAATTAATGAAAGAATATATCAAGTATATCCAATAAACTATGACGATAGCAAAGGAATTAATATATTATATAAAGAATTTGAAGGTTGGGATGAAGATATAACTGAAATTAAAGATTATGAAGATTTACCATATAATTGCAAGAGATTTGTTGAATATATTGAAGGTTATTTGGAAACTAAAATAACTTCAATATCAGTAGGAGAAAAATCAGATCAAACTATAAGAAAATAA
- a CDS encoding DUF4911 domain-containing protein, translating to MEEYEYILEVGRENIDIINKITEAYEGIGNVRTIDKKRGLIKILTISYFLDDLDEMLEKIKKKFNINIKIVSKEEWQGVI from the coding sequence ATGGAAGAATATGAGTATATACTAGAAGTTGGTAGAGAAAATATTGATATTATTAATAAAATTACAGAAGCATATGAGGGTATAGGAAATGTAAGAACTATTGATAAAAAAAGAGGCTTAATAAAGATATTAACAATTTCATATTTTTTAGATGACCTTGATGAAATGTTAGAAAAAATAAAGAAAAAATTTAATATTAATATAAAAATAGTATCAAAAGAAGAATGGCAAGGTGTAATATAA
- a CDS encoding deoxynucleoside kinase, whose protein sequence is MSYYKEFFNKVIIKGGTMEGIICVDGVVGVGKSTLSELISKRYNIKLYEEPVTDNPILDKYYHDRKRWSFPLQVFFLNKRFKIIKDASKLPACVLDRSIYGDVIFSRMLVHDGLMTEEEFKLYEELLYNMLEHIEKPKLMIYLETSVDNAIKKIKKRGRDYEQIVPREYWENLDKNYREYFENYNLSDLLKINVDEIDFVENEKDREYIFNLIDEKLGLCKK, encoded by the coding sequence ATGTCATATTATAAAGAATTTTTTAATAAAGTAATAATAAAGGGAGGTACTATGGAAGGAATAATTTGTGTTGATGGAGTAGTTGGAGTAGGAAAAAGTACATTAAGTGAGTTAATTTCTAAAAGATATAATATAAAACTTTATGAAGAACCTGTAACTGATAATCCTATATTAGATAAATATTATCATGATAGAAAAAGATGGAGTTTTCCTTTACAAGTTTTTTTCTTGAATAAAAGATTTAAAATTATTAAAGATGCTTCAAAATTACCAGCCTGTGTTTTAGATAGATCTATATATGGGGATGTAATATTTAGTAGAATGCTAGTTCATGATGGCTTAATGACAGAAGAAGAATTTAAACTTTATGAAGAATTGTTATATAACATGCTAGAACATATAGAAAAGCCTAAATTAATGATATATTTGGAAACAAGTGTTGATAATGCAATAAAAAAAATAAAAAAAAGAGGAAGAGATTATGAACAAATTGTTCCAAGAGAATATTGGGAAAATTTAGATAAAAATTATAGAGAATATTTTGAAAATTATAACTTATCGGACTTACTAAAAATTAATGTTGATGAAATTGATTTTGTTGAAAATGAAAAAGATAGAGAATATATATTTAATTTAATAGATGAGAAATTAGGACTATGCAAAAAATAA
- the uxaC gene encoding glucuronate isomerase: MKLEMKNFMLQNETAKKLYFSYAKDMKIYDYHCHLTAEDIFKNKEFENIAKLWLEGDHYKWRAMRASGIDEKYITGDSTDYEKFYNWAKTLDNCITNPLYHWNALELKKYFDIDEILSSKNAEAIWNKVNSKKYRPQDLINMSNVDTICTTDSPLADLYYHKELKKTNFKTKVVPGFRPDEALSIGTEKFYNFIKEIKNIVGFEIKSYSDLIKALRERIKYFDENGGYICDHGLTYMPFEKASLSEIENIFKKALNKEELSEVEVNKYLTKLLVDLAKEYKKYSWTMQIHFGAIRDTNKKYFKELGHDAGFDSIADDTKVAEKLNGLLNMMVENDSLPKMIIYNLNPVYNDLVATTVANFQINNGKMQFGAAWWFNDTKCGMLKQMKTLSNQGLLSKFVGMLTDSRSFLSYIRHDYFRRILCNFIGTLVENNEIPNDEEMLKELIQNICFNNAKEYFKKESK, from the coding sequence ATGAAATTAGAAATGAAAAATTTCATGTTACAAAATGAAACAGCAAAAAAATTATATTTCTCATATGCAAAGGATATGAAAATATATGATTATCATTGCCATTTAACAGCTGAAGATATATTTAAAAATAAGGAATTTGAAAATATAGCAAAACTTTGGTTGGAAGGTGACCATTATAAATGGCGTGCAATGAGAGCAAGTGGTATTGATGAAAAGTATATAACTGGAGATTCAACAGATTATGAAAAATTCTATAATTGGGCAAAAACATTGGATAATTGTATAACAAATCCTTTGTATCATTGGAATGCTTTGGAATTAAAAAAATATTTTGATATAGATGAAATTTTAAGTAGTAAAAATGCAGAAGCTATTTGGAATAAAGTCAATAGTAAAAAATATAGACCACAAGATTTGATAAATATGTCAAATGTTGACACAATTTGTACTACAGACAGTCCATTAGCTGATCTATATTATCATAAAGAATTGAAAAAAACTAATTTTAAAACTAAGGTAGTTCCAGGATTTAGACCAGATGAAGCTTTATCTATAGGTACAGAAAAATTCTATAACTTTATAAAAGAAATAAAAAACATAGTTGGTTTTGAAATTAAATCATATAGTGATTTAATAAAAGCTTTAAGAGAAAGAATAAAATATTTTGATGAAAATGGTGGATATATTTGTGATCATGGTTTAACATATATGCCATTTGAAAAAGCTAGTCTTTCTGAAATAGAAAATATATTTAAAAAAGCACTTAATAAAGAAGAATTAAGTGAAGTAGAAGTAAATAAATATTTAACAAAATTATTAGTTGATTTGGCAAAAGAATATAAGAAATATTCATGGACTATGCAAATACATTTCGGAGCAATAAGAGATACAAATAAGAAGTATTTCAAGGAATTAGGGCATGATGCAGGCTTTGATTCTATCGCAGACGATACAAAAGTTGCTGAAAAATTAAATGGACTTTTGAATATGATGGTTGAAAATGATAGTTTACCAAAAATGATAATATATAATTTGAATCCTGTGTACAATGATTTAGTTGCAACAACAGTAGCTAATTTCCAAATTAATAATGGAAAAATGCAATTTGGTGCTGCATGGTGGTTCAATGATACTAAATGTGGAATGTTAAAACAAATGAAAACACTTTCAAATCAAGGTTTATTATCAAAATTTGTAGGTATGTTAACTGATTCAAGAAGTTTTCTATCATATATAAGACATGATTATTTCAGAAGAATTTTATGTAATTTCATAGGTACTTTAGTTGAAAATAATGAAATTCCAAATGACGAAGAAATGTTAAAAGAATTAATTCAAAATATTTGTTTCAATAATGCAAAAGAATACTTTAAGAAGGAGTCAAAATGA
- a CDS encoding KH domain-containing protein, whose protein sequence is MNKYLNIVSFWVDELVNDKEKYNITSEENGKNITIFVDVEEDCIGKVIGKNGNIITSIRNLINSISKIDKKNIKIIVKGI, encoded by the coding sequence ATGAATAAATATTTGAACATAGTTTCATTTTGGGTTGACGAATTAGTTAATGATAAAGAAAAATATAATATAACAAGTGAAGAAAATGGTAAAAATATTACTATTTTTGTAGATGTTGAAGAAGATTGTATAGGTAAAGTAATTGGAAAAAATGGTAATATAATTACTTCAATAAGAAATTTAATTAATTCAATATCAAAAATAGATAAAAAGAATATAAAAATTATTGTTAAAGGTATTTAA
- a CDS encoding UvrD-helicase domain-containing protein translates to MNCEIISASAGTGKTYTMAIKYLSALNNGVNFENILVITFTKKATSEIKERIIVFLEKILEKKEGYIDIISSMKVDVNEENLRLAYEDMIKNSENIKIFTIDSFINKIFMKALAPRKNIYNYEIIENNTDKYINKVILELLSDKKYFKIFKDFYDLDSSSKEIDKYNSIISNILNDRASVYRYLDNFENLKKEKTRNFSDIKNEICEALKDKKSLTKMGSSFIKANKITDLEDFAKVIKLVKSKDEINEYFLSIKEELANIYVNEVIIPYNIAYKKLAKICYEIDEKLKFKDNKFTYSDINFYTNKYEIDPSEVFPNIDIIMIDEFQDTDRIQFNIILKLIKKCKKLFIVGDDKQAIYGFRGGDVSLFRNIEKILKEAIPDISIKKLELNTCYRSKKNIINYINQLFSNLNDFKYNNVNCIKDGGYVKAISYEKDNNFVINSIVENNLTKSTAILARKNDVLDKYKKELEINNIKFESIQSLKLANDVKIKALLKLIDYLINENMYSLLEFLRSDLATYTLEQISAVIKGEKIDEILKLKKCKGNFKKTYLKLFGYGINATNDDKLNINKFLDLVDMYYNLQDFVDYFNEKAKNILKENASIENCVSLLTIHKSKGLEYDTIYLPLQIKNEPFAKYVKVELEDDIILLKKKSYLSLSKFKKYIDIFMEKEKLENLNLLYVALTRAKNNLFIIFESEKMDQILSEFENGEIINNIEKKEEEEELVTEFTNEEYFSICDEEIEIENFDETSLEKELSRKKGLALHYFMENIKTADDIEYAYSMFLRKYANLVGPKISNNIYNSCVKYIKNNPQIFSSKFVVKQEYEIIDEKTQKKYRIDRMNIDIEGKKIIIYDYKTKHDAKTDEKYIKQIENYVRIVKELPEFENYEISYEILPI, encoded by the coding sequence ATGAATTGTGAAATAATAAGTGCTAGTGCTGGGACTGGTAAAACTTATACAATGGCAATAAAATATTTGAGTGCATTAAATAATGGAGTTAATTTTGAAAATATACTTGTAATAACATTTACCAAAAAAGCTACTTCTGAAATAAAGGAAAGAATAATTGTTTTTTTAGAAAAAATATTAGAAAAAAAAGAGGGATATATTGATATAATTTCTAGTATGAAAGTAGATGTTAATGAAGAAAATTTAAGATTAGCCTATGAAGATATGATAAAAAATTCTGAAAATATTAAGATTTTTACTATTGATAGCTTTATAAATAAAATTTTTATGAAAGCATTAGCACCAAGAAAGAATATATATAATTATGAAATAATAGAAAATAATACAGATAAATATATAAATAAAGTTATCTTAGAACTTTTATCTGATAAAAAATATTTTAAAATTTTTAAAGATTTTTATGATTTAGATTCTTCATCAAAAGAAATTGATAAATATAATAGTATAATTTCAAATATTTTAAATGATAGGGCTAGTGTATATAGATATTTAGATAATTTTGAAAATTTAAAAAAAGAAAAAACAAGAAATTTCAGCGATATAAAAAATGAAATTTGCGAAGCCCTAAAAGATAAAAAAAGTTTAACAAAAATGGGTAGTAGCTTTATTAAAGCAAATAAAATTACAGATCTTGAAGACTTTGCAAAGGTGATTAAATTAGTTAAGAGTAAGGATGAAATTAATGAATATTTTTTATCAATCAAAGAAGAGCTTGCAAATATTTATGTTAATGAAGTGATAATTCCATATAATATTGCATATAAAAAATTAGCTAAAATTTGTTATGAAATAGATGAAAAATTAAAATTTAAGGATAATAAATTTACTTATAGTGATATTAATTTTTATACAAATAAATATGAAATTGATCCTAGTGAAGTATTTCCGAATATTGATATAATAATGATAGATGAATTTCAAGACACAGATAGAATACAATTTAATATAATTTTAAAATTAATAAAAAAATGCAAAAAATTATTTATAGTAGGTGATGATAAGCAAGCAATTTATGGATTTAGAGGGGGAGATGTAAGTTTATTTAGAAATATTGAAAAAATATTAAAAGAAGCAATACCTGATATTTCTATAAAAAAATTAGAACTTAATACTTGTTATAGAAGTAAAAAAAATATTATAAATTATATAAATCAACTTTTTTCAAATTTAAATGATTTTAAATATAATAATGTAAATTGTATAAAAGATGGTGGTTATGTAAAGGCTATTTCTTATGAAAAGGATAATAATTTTGTAATTAATAGTATTGTTGAAAATAATTTAACTAAGAGTACAGCTATATTAGCAAGAAAAAATGATGTATTAGATAAATATAAAAAAGAATTAGAAATTAATAATATAAAATTTGAATCAATACAAAGTTTAAAGTTAGCAAATGATGTTAAAATAAAGGCTTTATTAAAATTAATTGACTATTTGATTAATGAAAATATGTATAGCTTATTAGAATTTTTGCGTTCTGATCTTGCTACATATACTTTAGAACAAATTAGTGCCGTTATTAAAGGTGAAAAAATAGATGAAATTTTAAAATTAAAAAAATGTAAGGGCAATTTTAAGAAAACATATTTAAAATTATTTGGTTATGGTATAAATGCAACAAATGACGATAAGTTAAATATAAATAAATTTCTAGATTTAGTAGATATGTACTACAATTTACAAGATTTTGTTGACTATTTTAATGAAAAAGCAAAAAATATATTAAAAGAAAATGCTAGTATAGAAAATTGCGTTAGTTTATTAACAATACATAAGTCAAAAGGTTTAGAATATGATACTATTTATCTTCCTTTACAAATAAAAAATGAACCTTTTGCAAAATATGTCAAGGTAGAATTGGAAGATGATATAATTTTATTGAAGAAAAAGTCTTATTTATCTTTGAGTAAATTTAAAAAATATATTGATATATTTATGGAAAAAGAAAAATTAGAAAATTTGAATCTTCTATATGTAGCTTTAACTAGAGCAAAAAATAATTTGTTCATTATTTTTGAAAGCGAAAAAATGGATCAAATACTTTCTGAATTTGAAAATGGCGAAATTATTAATAATATTGAAAAAAAAGAAGAGGAAGAAGAGTTAGTTACTGAATTTACTAATGAAGAATACTTTAGTATCTGTGATGAAGAAATAGAAATTGAAAATTTTGATGAAACAAGTTTAGAAAAAGAATTAAGTAGAAAAAAAGGTTTAGCATTACATTATTTTATGGAAAATATTAAAACTGCTGATGATATTGAATATGCCTATTCGATGTTTTTAAGAAAATATGCAAATTTAGTTGGTCCAAAAATTTCAAATAATATCTATAATTCTTGTGTAAAATATATAAAAAATAATCCACAAATTTTTTCATCTAAATTTGTTGTTAAACAAGAATATGAAATTATAGATGAAAAAACACAAAAAAAATATAGAATAGATAGAATGAATATAGATATTGAAGGTAAGAAAATTATTATTTATGACTATAAAACAAAGCATGATGCAAAAACAGATGAAAAATACATAAAGCAAATTGAAAATTATGTAAGAATTGTAAAAGAGTTACCAGAATTTGAAAATTATGAAATTTCATATGAAATATTACCAATTTAA